A stretch of the Rosa rugosa chromosome 5, drRosRugo1.1, whole genome shotgun sequence genome encodes the following:
- the LOC133707733 gene encoding transcriptional regulator TAC1-like gives MESWTVPLSPETSSDEERDRDDNSGSAKRSYECTFCKRGFTNAQALGGHMNIHRKDRAKAKQLSNQYRSNEDYISMSASQFSAPIYTQPASGYYPVLAHHEHHVQRNYHQMYHQPSESSARFYGSLDDSMSSQSSMSHHVNQELWGANLSLRFSPTGRMEDDDFRMGVRNHEEVDLELRLGHGGF, from the coding sequence ATGGAATCATGGACAGTACCCCTCAGCCCAGAGACATCAAGTGatgaagagagagatagagatgaTAATTCCGGCTCTGCAAAACGAAGCTACGAGTGCACATTCTGCAAGCGAGGCTTCACCAACGCTCAAGCCTTGGGAGGACACATGAACATTCACCGCAAGGATAGAGCAAAGGCCAAGCAACTCTCGAACCAGTACCGCTCCAACGAGGACTACATATCTATGTCTGCTTCTCAGTTCAGTGCACCAATTTACACTCAACCAGCTTCTGGGTACTACCCGGTTTTGGCTCATCATGAGCATCATGTCCAAAGGAACTATCATCAGATGTATCATCAGCCATCTGAGTCTAGTGCTAGGTTTTATGGTTCCCTGGATGATTCAATGTCATCACAGTCTTCTATGAGTCATCATGTGAACCAAGAACTCTGGGGTGCCAATTTGAGCTTGAGGTTCAGCCCAACTGGGCGAATGGAGGATGATGATTTCAGAATGGGTGTGAGGAATCATGAAGAAGTTGATTTGGAGCTTCGTCTAGGCCATGGAGGATTTTAG